A window from Phalacrocorax carbo chromosome 20, bPhaCar2.1, whole genome shotgun sequence encodes these proteins:
- the B3GALT6 gene encoding beta-1,3-galactosyltransferase 6: MKLLRLLCRHKTALGLGGLSLFAVVLLYLAKCTSEGLRPLPAPRGLPHNQPAVLPLRGARGPHPPAAPPPSPEETAFLAVLITSGPKYSERRSIIRSTWLSAAGRPPHVDIWSRFVIGTGGLGAEELRSLELEQSRHRDLLLLPELRDSYENLTAKVLATYVWLDLHLDFQFALKADDDTFVRLDVLVEELRAKEPRRLYWGFFSGRGRVKSGGKWKESAWVLCDYYLPYALGGGYVISADLVHYLHLSRDYLNMWQSEDVSLGVWLAPIDVKRVHDPRFDTEYKSRGCNNKYIVTHKQSIEDMLEKHQTLAKEGKLCKEEVKLRLSYMYDWGVPPSQCCQRKDGIP; the protein is encoded by the coding sequence ATGAAGCTGCTGCGCTTGCTCTGCCGCCACAAGACAGCCCTGGGCCTGGGCGGCCTCTCGCTCTTCGCTGTAGTCCTGCTTTACCTGGCCAAATGCACCTCCGAGGGCTTACGGCCTCTGCCGGCCCCCCGCGGGCTCCCGCACAACCAGCCCGCCGTCCTGCCGCTGCGGGGTGCCAGGGGACCGCATCCCCCCGCAGCTCCACCGCCCTCCCCTGAGGAGACAGCCTTCCTGGCCGTGCTCATAACCAGCGGCCCCAAGTACAGCGAGCGTCGCAGCATCATCCGCAGCACGTGGCTCTCGGCCGCCGGGCGCCCTCCTCACGTTGACATCTGGAGCCGCTTCGTGATCGGCACGGGTGGGCTCGGGGCAGAGGAGCTTCGTAGCctggagctggagcagagccgGCACAGAGACCTCCTCCTTCTGCCAGAGCTGCGGGATTCCTACGAGAACCTGACTGCTAAAGTCCTGGCCACGTACGTCTGGCTGGATCTGCACCTGGATTTCCAGTTTGCCCTAAAGGCTGATGACGACACCTTTGTACGCTTGGATGTGCTCGTGGAAGAGCTGAGAGCCAAAGAGCCACGTCGCCTCTATTGGGGCTTCTTTTCTGGCCGCGGTCGAGTGAAATCTGGCGGCAAATGGAAAGAGAGTGCTTGGGTGCTCTGTGACTACTATCTACCATACGCTCTGGGTGGTGGTTATGTGATTTCTGCAGATCTGGTGCACTATTTGCATCTTAGCAGAGACTACCTGAACATGTGGCAGAGCGAAGATGTCTCCCTGGGGGTGTGGCTGGCGCCCATTGACGTGAAGAGAGTGCATGACCCTCGTTTTGACACTGAGTATAAGTCACGAGGTTGCAACAATAAGTACATAGTAACTCATAAGCAGAGCATTGAGGACATGCTGGAAAAGCACCAGACCTTGGCTAAAGAAGGAAAGCTTTGTAAGGAGGAGGTTAAGCTCAGGCTTTCCTACATGTATGATTGGGGAGTGCCTCCTTCGCAGTGTTGCCAAAGGAAGGATGGCATCCCGTGA